A window of Tautonia plasticadhaerens contains these coding sequences:
- a CDS encoding putative CRISPR-associated protein yields the protein MRPATTLISTVGTSLFMPNLAGLRGDDPDPERRRLAVAYAARDWGAVASALASLPPTERTCGAEVNSIASLLTRGYAVPDANLFFCHSDTDDGRAIGRVLAAYYRRVGHPVAETRPIDGLQDSDPRRFRTEGLRNLAKVVCRLVRDYGPDACAINATGGYKAQIAVAVLLGQALGVPVYYKHERFDEIIAFPPMPVALDVRAWMRHSGLLALLDAEGRVPTSALAEDLDDGGEILECFVDRVEVDGEEYLALSPTGQVVHETFRERFRTERDRFLPPAVFASDKQPPKLGDHGVILRHREALRRYLAAITDDVPQVRSCRTVYCNPDLPRPLMFRLRGEEVQGTWSDGSDAVTFAVQSSATTDGQREAVVAILNDWLQARR from the coding sequence ATGCGACCCGCCACCACGCTGATCAGCACCGTCGGCACGAGTCTCTTCATGCCGAACCTCGCCGGATTGCGGGGCGATGACCCCGACCCCGAGCGGCGTCGGCTGGCCGTCGCCTACGCCGCACGCGACTGGGGCGCTGTGGCCAGTGCCCTGGCGTCGCTGCCCCCGACCGAGCGGACTTGCGGCGCCGAGGTCAACTCGATCGCAAGCCTGCTGACCAGGGGCTACGCCGTCCCCGACGCGAACCTGTTCTTCTGCCACTCGGATACCGACGACGGCCGGGCTATCGGCCGGGTCCTGGCCGCCTACTACCGCCGGGTCGGCCATCCCGTCGCCGAGACCAGGCCGATCGACGGCTTGCAGGACAGCGACCCGAGGCGATTTCGCACCGAGGGCCTGCGCAACCTGGCCAAGGTCGTCTGTCGGCTGGTCCGCGACTACGGCCCCGATGCCTGCGCCATCAACGCCACCGGCGGCTACAAGGCTCAGATCGCCGTCGCCGTGCTCCTGGGCCAGGCCCTCGGCGTGCCGGTCTACTACAAGCACGAGCGGTTCGACGAAATCATCGCCTTCCCGCCGATGCCTGTGGCGCTCGACGTGCGGGCCTGGATGCGGCACAGCGGCCTGCTTGCACTGCTCGATGCCGAAGGGCGGGTTCCGACCTCCGCATTGGCCGAGGACCTGGACGACGGGGGCGAAATCCTCGAATGCTTCGTCGACCGTGTCGAGGTCGACGGCGAGGAGTACCTGGCCCTCTCGCCGACCGGCCAGGTCGTCCATGAGACCTTCCGGGAACGATTCCGCACCGAGCGTGACCGCTTCTTGCCTCCTGCGGTGTTTGCCTCGGACAAGCAGCCGCCGAAGCTCGGCGACCACGGCGTGATCCTCCGGCACCGCGAGGCGCTGCGGCGATACCTCGCTGCGATCACCGACGATGTCCCGCAGGTCCGGTCGTGTCGTACGGTCTATTGCAACCCAGACCTGCCCCGCCCCCTGATGTTCCGGCTCAGGGGCGAGGAGGTCCAGGGGACCTGGTCCGACGGCTCCGATGCGGTCACCTTC